CCGACCGCACTCAGATTCCCTTCGCCGCCGACCGCACTGTTGCCGGTGAACGTGGAGTTCACGACGGTCAGGCTTCCGCCGAAATTGAACACGGCACCGCCCCACCCGTCTCCGCCCGGCAGGTCGTTGAGGTTTGACCCGTCTGCCGGGGTGGCGTACCGGGTGCTGCCGCCGCCGCCGGTGTACCCGGCGTTGGGCGACATGGTCGCGGCGTTCTGGAAGTCGACCGTCATCGCCGACGGGTTGTTCGAGGCTTGCCCACCGCTAGTGAATCCGCCCCCGCCGCCGCCCGTGTTGCCGGTCGGCGGGTTGACGTCGCCGGTCGCGGCCCCGCCGAGCGCGCTGTTGTTCGTGAGGGTGCAGCCGTTGAGGGTGAGCTGTCCCGTGTTGTAGATGGCACCGCCGATTCCGTCCGACCCGGTGAACGCGCTTCCCGTTCCGCGGGCGGCGCCGTTGCTCAAGGTCAGATTATCGAGGGTCAGGCTGCCCGATCCGGCGACGGAGAACAGGCGCATGTCTGGGGCGGTTGGAACCCCCGGTACAAATGGGGGCTCCCGTTCGATCGTTTCCCCCGTCCCCTGGATGGTGATCGGCGTTTTGATCAGAAACGCGGCCGGCCCGTAAGTCGTGTCGCCTTCGGTGGTCAAGAAAACTGTCGTGCCCGTGATCGTCGGGCTAAAAACAATCGTATCGGCGCCGCCGTCGGCCGTCGCCTGGGTGATCGCGTCGCGGAGGCTCCCGCTGCCGGAGTCGTTCGAGTTCGTAACCGTAAAGGTGGTCGGGGTGTCCCGGCTTTCGAGGACTTCTGCCGCGAGCCGGACGGACTTGCGCTTACTCATGGACGTTCCGCTACCTTGGTGTGGGATAAGCAGGGTGGGTCTGTCGTCACGAGATTGATGCAATTTTTACGAGGACTTGCGTTAAGACTTTAGAAAATTGTGAGGGATTTCATTTTTCGCCTCGCTCGGGCGCATTTTTCGCCAACCGGCCGCCCGCGGGCGTATTTCACGCGAGTCAATCGGCTATGCAAACCCCATTCGCGACGGCCGTTCAGTTACTCCGGGCCGGCCGTCGTCAGGAAGCCGCCGCGGTGTGTGAAAAAATCCTGGCGGCCGACCGCGGACATTCGGACGCGGCCCACCTGCTCGGCGTCTTGCGACTCCAGGACGGCGCGGCCGCGGAGGCCGCCACTTTGATCGAACACGCCGTGGCCGTGCGGTCGGACGTTCCGGACTACTACCTGGATTTGGCCGAGGCGTATCGGGCGAGCGGTCGGGCCGGGGATGCGGTCGATTGCTGTCAGACCGCTCTCCGCCTCCGGGCTGCCGACCCGGCCGCCCTGAACACTCTCGGGCTCGCGCTGCTGGACGCGGGCCGTCCCGAGGAAGCGATCGAGGCGTTTCGGAAAACGCTCGACCTCCGGCCCGATTTCGCCCCGGCACACAACAATCTGGGCGTCGCGCTGCGGGCGTCGGGTCGGCCGGACTCTGCCCTCGAACACTTCCGCCGGGCGGCCGAACTGGCCCCGGATTTTGCGCCCGGTCGGGCAAACCTGGGGCGAGCGCTCCTGAACAATAACCGGCCGGAAGAGGCGCTGCCTCACAACGAAGCCGCGGCGCGACAGCAACCGAACGCGGACACCTTCACCGACCTCGCCAACGTCTTGTGGGCTTTAAAGAAGGTTGAAGAGGCGGTGGCGAAATATTTGGACGCGATCCGGCTCGGCCCGGACCGCGCCGTGCCCCACGCCAACCTCGGCCGGCTCTTGCGGGACGAAGGCCGGACGTGGGAGGCGATCTCTTGGTTGAAAACCGCGACCCGGCTCGCCCCCGAGAACGTGGATTATTGGGACGACCTGGCCGGCGTCTACTGGGCGAACGACGGCGCCGCCGACGCGATGGCAGCCTGGGAGCGGGTTCTCGCCCTGGCCCCGCGCCGGGTGGCAGCCCGGACCTCGCTCGGGTGGGCCTTGCAAGAGGACGGCCGTCAGGCAGAGGCCGCCGAGTGTTATCGACTCGCCCTCGGTGTCCAGCCCGATTACGCGCCGGCTCACCTCAACACCGGCGTGCTTCATGAAGAGAAAGGGGAGATGACTGAAGCGGAAGCGGCGTACCGCGAAGCCATCCGGCTTCAGCCATCCTTCGCCCTCGCCCACTCCCGGCTCGCGACCCTCCTCCGCGGCCGGTTCCCGGCCGCCGACCAGGCCGCGCTCGACGAGTTGCTCGCAAGTCCAAATTTGGGGGACGAAGGCCGCGCCCGCCTGTTGTTCGCCACCGCCCATGTGGCCGACGCCCAGGGTGATGCGCCCCGTGCGGCCGAGTGCCTTCGGACGGCCAACGCCCTCTGCCAGGGCCAGGAAGATCGAAAGAAACAGGGCTACAAGCCGGCCGAACACGACCGCTACGTCGGCCGAATCATGGCCAGCTTCGGCCCCGAGTGGTTTGCGCGGACCGCTGGTGCCGGGTCGTCGAGCCGGCGTCCCGTTTTCATTTTCGGGCTGCCGCGGTCCGGCACGACATTGGTCGAGCAAATCTTGGCCAGTCACCCGGCGGTACACGGGGCCGGGGAACTTTCGCTGGCGCGACGAGGATTCGAGTCGCTACCCACCGTACTAGGCCGTACCGATTCTCCGTTCCAGTGCCTGTCGCATTTGGATTCCGCCGGCCTCAGGCGGTTCGCGGAAAAGCATCTTGAACAACTTCAAGCAATCGCGCCGGCCGCGGCCGACCGGGTCGTCGACAAGATGCCGGACAACTACCTCTACCCCGGCTGGCTGGTCGCCCTGTTCCCGAACGCGACGTTTATCCATTGCCACCGCGACCTGCGCGACATCGCCCTGTCGTGCTGGATGACGGACTTCCGCTCGCTCAAGTGGACCAACTCGATCGAATCCATCGCCGGCCGCTTCCGGGCGTATCGCCGACTGATGGGCCACTGGGAAGCGACGTGTCCGGTGACGATCCACCGGGTTCGGTACGAGGACACGGTCGCCGACCTGGAGTCCGTAGCCCGGCGGATCATCGCGGCGTGTGGCCTGGACTGGAACCCGGCGTGCCTCGAATTCCACCGCAGCAAGCGAACAGTCCGGACCGCCAGCGTGACCCAGGTGCGGCAGCCGATCTTTACTACCTCTGTCGCCCGCTGGAAGAGGTACGAGCCGGACCTAGCTGCCCTCTTTGACGCATTGCCGGAGCCGGTTGACGCGCGGGAAGTGCATCAGACGGGGCCGGCGAGCGTTTAATCCTCGTGGGCGCCGCGATTAATCAATTCCTGATCGGGTCCGTAGAACCTCCCCCGACACGGGTACTACTACTGTGAACCCACCCGGAGGCCGAACGTGAACCGTCTCCACCTTCAAGCGCTGTTGCGGACCGTCGCCGACGGGACCAACGGCGTGTCCGACGTCGAACTGCTGGCGCGATACCGGCACAACCGGGACGACGCGGCGTTCACCGAACTGGTAGCGCGGTACGGCCGACTGGTGTGGTCGGTCTGCCGGCACTTGACGCGGTCCGACGCGGACGCCGAGGACGCGTTCCAGGCGACATTCCTGGCCCTCGCCCAGGGTGCCGATCGTGTTCGCAAGGGGGACAAGCTGGGGGCGTGGCTGCACGGCGTCGCGTACCGCGTGTGCATGAAGCTTCGGCGTGCTGAGCAGCGCCGCGCGGCCCGGGAGCGGGCGGCCGCGCCGCGGGAGGCGGCGAGCGACGTGCCGGAATCGGCCTGGGACCGGGCGCTCGCGGCCGTCCACGAGGAGCTGGCGAAGTTGCCGGACACGCTCCGAGTGCCGTTCATCGTCTGCTGTCTGGAAGGGAAAGGGACGTCGGCCGCGGCCGAGTCGCTCGGGTGGAAACTCGGCACCCTGTCGGGTCGGCTCACGCGGGCGAAAGACCTGCTCGTGGCCCGGCTCGAAGCGCGAGGTTTCGCGGCCGGGGTCGTGGCGGCGGCGGCCGTGACCGGCGGGGCGGCCAGCGCGCCGGCCGCGGTCACCGGCCGCGCCGTCGAGGCGGCCGCACCGGGGGCCACCATTTCACCATCCGTTCTTCACCTGTCACATGGAGTCATCGGGATGAGTATCAATCGCGTAAAACTCCTCGCCGCAGCCGTCATGCTGGCGTGCGGCCTCGGGACCGGGGTCGGCACGATGTGGGTGGCCAACGCCCAACCACCGACGAAGTCCGACGAGGCAGCTGCCGCAGCCGCGAAATACAAACAAGCAGTGGAGTTGTATTACCGCGCGGCTGAAAAGGTCGCCCAGCCCGCCAAATGGGAGTACCGGTACAAGCCACTGACCGGCCGCGGAACGACACAATCCGTGTTTGAAAAATTGGTGCAGGAAAACGAAACGGACGGCTTCGCGTTCTTCGCCGTGATCAACATGGAATGGTCGGACCAAGGCGGGAAGCTCGAACCGAGCGCGGATGGGAAATCACCGGGTACAACCTTGCCGACGCTCGCGTTCCGTCGAGCCCTTCCTCCGGGCCAATCCGCAAAGAGTCCGCCACAGGGTGCGAAGCCGGAAGTTCGGCGAATCGAGGGTTTCAAGATGCTAATGGAGGAATCCAGACTCAAAGACCGGACGGCTCAGGGCGCCAAGGAGTTGGAAGCGGCCGTCGAACAACTCCGAGCCACGGTCAATAAACTTCAAATGGAAAAGGCCAAGTTGGAGGCCCAACTCAAGGCTGTTGCTGACCCGACCTTGGCCCAAAAGAAATTGGAGTTGGAGACTCTCCTCGAACAGACCATGAAAGCACTCGGTGATCCCGTCCAGAAGCAGAGGCTGGCGGCCGAGCAAGCACTCCGCGCGCAACAAGAGGCAAAGGCGGCGGAAGAGGAAGCGCATCGCGCAAAACAAGAGGCAAAGGCGGCGGAAGAGAAGGCTCTTCGCTCGCAACTTCAAGAGATGAGGACTCAAATCGAGAAGCTGAAAGCACAACCCGCTCCGAACAAGGGTATCTTTAAACTCGAAAAAGGTGGAAAGGTCCAGAAGACATACACGCAACCCGAACTTCCGCTTGGAGTTTCTGAATTGAAGGACGTTCTCGGCCGGCTCGCGGCGAAGCGATTCGGCGACCGGGTGACTTTCCAGGTCAGCGGCGAAGGTGCCACGTTGGTTGTTAGCGGCGACAAGGAAGCCATCGAATGGGCCGGTACCGTCATCCAAACGATGTCGGGCAAGTGAGTACGGTTTGTTGCACATGGCGGTCCGTGCTTTATCCCAGCTGAAATTCTTCTGATTAGCAAATCCGAGCGCTGCCGGGCGGTCAATCCTCCCGGCAGCGCTCGCGGCGTTCGCAAACGCGAAGTGCCTCCCACAGATCCTCTCTCGGCGACATCTCTGTTTTTCAAGCAACAACAATTCTCCAGTTCGTATCCCTCGCCGACCGCGAGAAAGGAGGGACCGCGGCTGTCCTGTTCGTAAAACGATTCTCGGTACCCGCTCGTATCATTCTCGGGGCTGAGCCGGTCCGGGCATTTTCTTCTGACGGGAACGGACGTGTCGCAAATTGGCAATCAATGGGTGGTTCCGCCGGCTCCGTGGTCGTGGGCGGCCGCCCGTCCTGCTGTCCTCGCGGCTCTGTGGGTTGTTTGTCTCGTCGTCGCGTGGGGACGGTGGGATCACGCGCGGCACGAATTCGATACGGCGGCCGGACCAACCGATCGCCGGCGGGTGGATAACAATTCCGGGCACGCCCAGATCGACTTTGGCGGCCAGTGGATGATGGGCCGGCTCGTGGCCACCGGGCACGCCCGCGACCTGTACCACCGGGGCACTCAATGGAAGCTCGCTTGGGCCGGGTTTCCCCCGGAAAACGAGTCTCCTTACATCCGCCGCAATGTGTTCCCGCATTTCCTCCGGGAACCGGGTGAGGAATCGGCCCAGATCCGCCACGACGCCGAATGGATGATGTACTGGTTCATGGGCGAAGACTCCGACCGCTGGCCCACCGCGGCCGGTGGTGCCGTCCTCCCGCTCGGGGCGGACGCCCTTTGCCCGAATCCGCTCGCGACCGCGGCGCTGGTTGTCGCCGCGCGCGACCAGATCACCCCGGAAGTCGTCGCGGCCGTCGACCGGCCGGCGGTCGGCGGCCCGCTTTACCCGCCGATCCACGGCTTCCTGTACGCCCCTCTTGGCCTCTTCGACCGCCCCCAGGAAGCGTACTTCGCATTCCAACTGCTGTCGCTCGGCTTGACGTTCGTCGCCGGGCTTGGCGTCAATGTTCTGAGTCGGGGATGGATCTGGTGGCCGGTGGCGACGACCGTGATTTTGCTTTTCCCTGGCTACCGATGTGGTCTGGATCTCGGGCAGAACCAAATTGTGACGCTGACCATCCTGATATGGGGGTGGGTGTTGGCTGCCCGGGGGCGGAGCGGATGGGGCGGAGTGGTGTGGGGGTTGCTCGCGTTCAAGCCGGTCTGGGCACTGGCCTTTTTCCTGGCCCCGCTCCTGATGCGCCGGTGGCGGTTCTGTGCGACGATGGCGGCGACCGGAATCGTACTCGGGGCGGCGACCTTGCCGTTCGTGGGTTTACAGACCTGGTTCGAGTGGCTGGACGTCGGCAAAGAAGCGTCCGAAACGTATCGGGTGAACGAGAACTGGATCAAACTGAGCCGGGATCTCGGCGGGCTGATTCGTCGAGCGGCAGTCGATTTCTCGGTTCCAGAGGCCAACCGGGGCGACAAAAAAATCGACGCGGCCGCCTGGGGAATGTGGGCTGTGGTATTTGCAACCACGGTTGGCGTATACCTCTGGCGCGGCCGCCAGCGGGCGCCTGTGGGTTTTGCAGCCGGGTTCTTGTTTCTCGGTGCGTACCTGTGTTGCTATCGGTTCATGTATTACGACATCATCCTCGCCCTGTTACCGATGGCCGTTCTGTTCGCCGACCCGCGGCGTTTCTCCCGCGCGACCGTGTTTGAACCGCGGCAGGTTGAGATTGCTGCCGATAGTAAGCCGCGACCGGTACCTGTGCCCGTTCCGTCCGATCAGCGGTGTGTCGGGTACATCAACTCCGCCCTGCTAACGGTGTTGGTAGCATTATTATTGGTGGAGAACATGCTCCCGAGCTTCCCACTCGAAGGCAGCATCGGGTTCGGATATCTGGCACGCGAAACGCGGGCGACCAACGGCACGACTACCGTTTACGTTCCGAAGTTGACGATCGAAACGTCGGTTTACTATGCCTGGGAAACGATGCTTTTGCTCGTGTTGTGGGCGTGGTGCGGATGGCGGCTGTTGCTGAATGGGGATTGTGAGGACGCCACTTCTACGGACGTTTCTTAAAACCGCACTCGCTGCACCCGGTGGTTTTCGGTGTCGATGACGTGAAGCCGCCCGCGGCGGTCGACGACGATCGCCCACGGGTCGGCGAGTTGTCCCGGTCCGTGGCCCGGGGAACCCCAGGTGCCGAGCGATTTCCCGTCCGGGGTAAACTTCTGAACGCGGCCGTTGCCGCGCTCGACGACGTACAGGTCGCCCGCGGGTCCGAAGGCCAGATCGTAGGGGTATTGCAACTGGCCCGGGCCGCTACCCGGTTCGCCGAACGCGCGAACGAACTGCCCGTCGCGGGTGAAGACCTGGATGCGGTGGTTGCAGGCGTCGGCCACGAACAGCAACCCGTCCGGCGAGAACGCGAGCGCCCTGGCGCGGTTCAACTGGCCCGGTTCCTGGCCTTGCTCGCCCCAGCATGCGACGAACTTCCCGTCCTGATCGAGTTTCGTGATCCGGTCATTCTGCCCGAATTCTGCAACGTAGTAGTAGCCTTCGGCGTCTTGCACGCAGTCCGAAACATACCCCCATTGGCCCGGTTTCGTGCCCGCCTCGCCGCCGAAGGTTTTGAGCAAAGTTCCGTCGTGCGTGTAGATGCGGACGCAGTGATAGTGCGAGTCGCAGACGATGAGATTGCCTTCGCGATCGATACCCAGTCCGCTCGGCCGGCCGTTGCGAAAATCGGGCGTAGTCCAGGTGAAGCCGAGGTGTTTGCCGTCCAGGTCGTAACACTGCACGCGGGCGGTGAAGTCGACGATGAACAGCCGGTCTTCGTGGTCGATGGCGGCGGCCCGTGGGCGGGCGAAGTCGCCGTCGCGGACGCCACGCTTGCCCCACACGAGATCGGGCGCGCCCCCGGTCCGGGACGGCCCGAACACGAACAATCCGGCCCCAACGATGAGGAAGAGGATTCCGAGCACGGCTGCCAGCCGACGATTCACGATCGGCCTTTTTTGAATTGTGGAGACTGTTTGCCGAACAGGGTTACGTTATCAAGCCGAGCCGTCCGGAACAAACGGTTGCCCGGGTGAAGTCGGAACCTCACCCATCCCTTCGACCCTCACGCCACCGTGCGATCTGGCGGGTTTTCTGTTGGCCGTCGCCCGCCCGTCGCGTAGATTTTTTTCATTCCCACCCCCCG
The DNA window shown above is from Fimbriiglobus ruber and carries:
- a CDS encoding glycosyltransferase family 87 protein, with translation MSQIGNQWVVPPAPWSWAAARPAVLAALWVVCLVVAWGRWDHARHEFDTAAGPTDRRRVDNNSGHAQIDFGGQWMMGRLVATGHARDLYHRGTQWKLAWAGFPPENESPYIRRNVFPHFLREPGEESAQIRHDAEWMMYWFMGEDSDRWPTAAGGAVLPLGADALCPNPLATAALVVAARDQITPEVVAAVDRPAVGGPLYPPIHGFLYAPLGLFDRPQEAYFAFQLLSLGLTFVAGLGVNVLSRGWIWWPVATTVILLFPGYRCGLDLGQNQIVTLTILIWGWVLAARGRSGWGGVVWGLLAFKPVWALAFFLAPLLMRRWRFCATMAATGIVLGAATLPFVGLQTWFEWLDVGKEASETYRVNENWIKLSRDLGGLIRRAAVDFSVPEANRGDKKIDAAAWGMWAVVFATTVGVYLWRGRQRAPVGFAAGFLFLGAYLCCYRFMYYDIILALLPMAVLFADPRRFSRATVFEPRQVEIAADSKPRPVPVPVPSDQRCVGYINSALLTVLVALLLVENMLPSFPLEGSIGFGYLARETRATNGTTTVYVPKLTIETSVYYAWETMLLLVLWAWCGWRLLLNGDCEDATSTDVS
- a CDS encoding NHL repeat-containing protein, yielding MNRRLAAVLGILFLIVGAGLFVFGPSRTGGAPDLVWGKRGVRDGDFARPRAAAIDHEDRLFIVDFTARVQCYDLDGKHLGFTWTTPDFRNGRPSGLGIDREGNLIVCDSHYHCVRIYTHDGTLLKTFGGEAGTKPGQWGYVSDCVQDAEGYYYVAEFGQNDRITKLDQDGKFVACWGEQGQEPGQLNRARALAFSPDGLLFVADACNHRIQVFTRDGQFVRAFGEPGSGPGQLQYPYDLAFGPAGDLYVVERGNGRVQKFTPDGKSLGTWGSPGHGPGQLADPWAIVVDRRGRLHVIDTENHRVQRVRF
- a CDS encoding RNA polymerase sigma factor, with translation MNRLHLQALLRTVADGTNGVSDVELLARYRHNRDDAAFTELVARYGRLVWSVCRHLTRSDADAEDAFQATFLALAQGADRVRKGDKLGAWLHGVAYRVCMKLRRAEQRRAARERAAAPREAASDVPESAWDRALAAVHEELAKLPDTLRVPFIVCCLEGKGTSAAAESLGWKLGTLSGRLTRAKDLLVARLEARGFAAGVVAAAAVTGGAASAPAAVTGRAVEAAAPGATISPSVLHLSHGVIGMSINRVKLLAAAVMLACGLGTGVGTMWVANAQPPTKSDEAAAAAAKYKQAVELYYRAAEKVAQPAKWEYRYKPLTGRGTTQSVFEKLVQENETDGFAFFAVINMEWSDQGGKLEPSADGKSPGTTLPTLAFRRALPPGQSAKSPPQGAKPEVRRIEGFKMLMEESRLKDRTAQGAKELEAAVEQLRATVNKLQMEKAKLEAQLKAVADPTLAQKKLELETLLEQTMKALGDPVQKQRLAAEQALRAQQEAKAAEEEAHRAKQEAKAAEEKALRSQLQEMRTQIEKLKAQPAPNKGIFKLEKGGKVQKTYTQPELPLGVSELKDVLGRLAAKRFGDRVTFQVSGEGATLVVSGDKEAIEWAGTVIQTMSGK
- a CDS encoding tetratricopeptide repeat-containing sulfotransferase family protein yields the protein MQTPFATAVQLLRAGRRQEAAAVCEKILAADRGHSDAAHLLGVLRLQDGAAAEAATLIEHAVAVRSDVPDYYLDLAEAYRASGRAGDAVDCCQTALRLRAADPAALNTLGLALLDAGRPEEAIEAFRKTLDLRPDFAPAHNNLGVALRASGRPDSALEHFRRAAELAPDFAPGRANLGRALLNNNRPEEALPHNEAAARQQPNADTFTDLANVLWALKKVEEAVAKYLDAIRLGPDRAVPHANLGRLLRDEGRTWEAISWLKTATRLAPENVDYWDDLAGVYWANDGAADAMAAWERVLALAPRRVAARTSLGWALQEDGRQAEAAECYRLALGVQPDYAPAHLNTGVLHEEKGEMTEAEAAYREAIRLQPSFALAHSRLATLLRGRFPAADQAALDELLASPNLGDEGRARLLFATAHVADAQGDAPRAAECLRTANALCQGQEDRKKQGYKPAEHDRYVGRIMASFGPEWFARTAGAGSSSRRPVFIFGLPRSGTTLVEQILASHPAVHGAGELSLARRGFESLPTVLGRTDSPFQCLSHLDSAGLRRFAEKHLEQLQAIAPAAADRVVDKMPDNYLYPGWLVALFPNATFIHCHRDLRDIALSCWMTDFRSLKWTNSIESIAGRFRAYRRLMGHWEATCPVTIHRVRYEDTVADLESVARRIIAACGLDWNPACLEFHRSKRTVRTASVTQVRQPIFTTSVARWKRYEPDLAALFDALPEPVDAREVHQTGPASV